Proteins from one uncultured Anaeromusa sp. genomic window:
- a CDS encoding Lrp/AsnC family transcriptional regulator, with protein sequence MHPKQALLELVERHPRLSSAQLAAMLGCSAEEVDADLQELEEKKVILKYHTFVDWEKAGVHNVTACIEVRLTPQREVGFDGIAENIYRYPEVCAMYLMSGSFDLMVFVEGRTLKEVADFVATKLSTIEGVMGTSTNFMLKKYKEAGIVLEDDEEDRRLAVTP encoded by the coding sequence ATGCATCCGAAACAAGCTTTATTGGAATTAGTAGAACGCCATCCTCGCCTTAGTTCCGCCCAGCTGGCAGCCATGCTTGGCTGCAGCGCCGAAGAGGTGGACGCCGATTTGCAGGAACTAGAAGAAAAAAAGGTGATTTTAAAATACCATACTTTTGTTGACTGGGAAAAAGCAGGCGTACACAACGTTACCGCCTGTATCGAAGTCCGCCTGACGCCGCAGCGAGAAGTCGGTTTTGACGGCATTGCCGAAAACATTTACCGCTATCCGGAAGTCTGCGCCATGTACCTCATGTCCGGCAGCTTCGACTTAATGGTTTTCGTCGAAGGCCGCACGCTTAAAGAAGTAGCGGACTTCGTCGCTACCAAACTATCCACTATTGAGGGCGTCATGGGAACCTCTACCAATTTCATGCTAAAAAAATACAAAGAAGCCGGCATCGTTTTAGAAGATGATGAAGAAGATCGCCGCTTAGCGGTGACGCCATGA
- a CDS encoding ammonium transporter: MKKWWKTLSLALLGSLPASLALAAEEGAAAAAEAAEAVKLDTGDTVFVLLSAALVMLMTPALALFYGGMTRSKNVLNTIMLSFFVLALVSVQWVLFGYSLAFGPDINHLLGSLDWAGLSGVGQEANADYAATVPHLAFMIFQCMFAVITPALITGSIAERMRFPAFALFVLFWTTVVYDPFAHWVWGVGGWLRDLGALDFAGGTVIHILSGVSGLVACLVMGKRRGYGVSPMMPHHLPMTVLGAALLWFGWFGFNAGSALGASGLAASAFVVTNTAAAAGSLGWLFVEWMHNGKPTVLGIVSGCIAGLVGITPAAGFVEIVPAVIIGLGAGMLCYFAVSICKRRLGYDDSLDAFGVHGVGGTWGALATGLFCTKEVNPAGADGFFYGGGLEQFWIQAASVGMAILFAAVMTFVILKVIALFTELRVSEDAEVVGLDISEHGENGYVSQEFGSGVPMGAGAMAFERLEQPVATKAHFS; the protein is encoded by the coding sequence ATGAAAAAATGGTGGAAAACTCTAAGCTTGGCGTTGCTAGGCAGCTTGCCCGCGTCTCTGGCGTTGGCGGCGGAAGAAGGCGCGGCAGCGGCCGCAGAGGCTGCAGAAGCAGTAAAATTGGATACAGGTGATACGGTTTTTGTCCTTTTAAGCGCTGCGTTGGTTATGCTGATGACGCCGGCATTAGCTTTGTTTTATGGAGGTATGACACGCAGCAAAAACGTACTCAATACGATTATGCTGAGCTTTTTCGTTTTAGCTCTCGTTTCAGTGCAATGGGTATTATTCGGTTATAGTCTTGCTTTCGGACCTGATATCAATCATTTACTGGGAAGTCTTGATTGGGCCGGTTTAAGCGGTGTCGGCCAGGAGGCCAACGCTGATTATGCGGCGACTGTGCCGCATCTGGCGTTTATGATCTTCCAATGCATGTTTGCGGTGATTACGCCGGCGCTGATAACCGGCTCGATTGCGGAAAGAATGCGTTTTCCGGCGTTTGCCTTATTTGTTCTGTTTTGGACGACTGTGGTCTATGATCCTTTTGCGCACTGGGTATGGGGCGTTGGCGGCTGGCTGCGCGATTTAGGCGCGCTGGACTTTGCCGGTGGTACGGTTATTCACATTCTGTCTGGCGTATCCGGTTTAGTTGCTTGTTTGGTTATGGGAAAACGTCGCGGCTACGGCGTATCTCCGATGATGCCTCATCACTTGCCGATGACGGTTTTAGGCGCGGCGCTTCTGTGGTTCGGCTGGTTCGGCTTCAATGCGGGCAGCGCGTTAGGAGCAAGCGGTTTGGCCGCCAGCGCTTTTGTTGTGACCAATACGGCAGCAGCAGCAGGTTCGCTGGGCTGGCTTTTTGTGGAATGGATGCATAATGGCAAACCGACCGTTTTAGGTATTGTCAGCGGCTGTATCGCTGGTTTGGTAGGGATTACTCCGGCAGCAGGCTTTGTGGAAATTGTGCCGGCTGTAATTATCGGCTTAGGCGCAGGCATGTTGTGCTATTTCGCAGTCAGCATTTGCAAGCGTCGGCTGGGTTACGACGATTCCCTGGATGCTTTTGGCGTGCACGGTGTGGGCGGCACCTGGGGCGCTTTGGCCACTGGTTTGTTTTGTACAAAAGAAGTGAATCCCGCCGGAGCGGATGGTTTCTTCTATGGCGGCGGTCTGGAGCAGTTCTGGATTCAGGCGGCCAGCGTAGGTATGGCTATTCTGTTTGCAGCGGTGATGACCTTTGTAATTCTGAAAGTTATCGCCCTCTTTACGGAACTGCGTGTTTCCGAAGATGCAGAAGTGGTGGGACTCGATATCAGCGAACACGGCGAAAATGGCTATGTAAGCCAGGAGTTTGGATCAGGCGTACCGATGGGCGCCGGAGCCATGGCGTTCGAACGGCTGGAACAGCCTGTTGCCACGAAGGCGCATTTCTCGTAA
- a CDS encoding P-II family nitrogen regulator produces the protein MGDLIKIEVVTRPGKLEDLKDALAEIGITGMTVTQVYGCGSQKGHTEVYRGTEYAVNLLPKVKVETVVKESEMKAVMDVMRNTLRTGKLGDGKIFVYPIQNAIRIRTGEEGAMAVGEKKE, from the coding sequence ATGGGCGATTTGATTAAAATCGAAGTGGTCACTCGTCCGGGCAAGCTGGAGGATCTGAAGGATGCTTTAGCGGAAATCGGCATAACCGGCATGACCGTGACCCAGGTATATGGCTGTGGCAGCCAAAAAGGACACACTGAAGTTTATCGCGGTACAGAATACGCGGTCAACTTGCTGCCTAAAGTTAAAGTCGAGACAGTGGTCAAAGAAAGCGAAATGAAAGCCGTCATGGATGTGATGCGCAATACGTTGCGGACAGGCAAACTAGGCGACGGCAAGATTTTCGTATATCCCATTCAAAATGCCATCCGCATTCGCACCGGTGAAGAAGGCGCCATGGCTGTGGGCGAGAAAAAAGAGTAA
- the phrB gene encoding deoxyribodipyrimidine photo-lyase, with the protein MQERIRLLRNTLPDSGPVVYWMSREQRCRDNAALVHAAALASSLQRSLVVVFCLSPSFLEASWRHYEFMLQGLEETEQELAALGISFQLLPDAAPKTLPPFLSQQKAAFLVCDLDPLRLKRLWLKEILAQTSLSVAEVDGHNIVPLWLASGKREYAAYTLRPKIHRLLPHFLTAPANIAVQGPPLAPRTPWGKWRNIGMQHSGPPPVTWLKSGSNAALRRLDYFLEHTLSGYAWRRNDPNQPGQSQLSPYLHFGQLSPQRVAWEVRRLFPSGSPDSDAFLEELIVRRELADNYCFYTPDYDQTTAFPSWAQATLAEHLSDPRPASYLFAQLETAATADPLWNAAQNELVQTGKMHGYLRMYWAKKILEWSSQPQEALEAAILLNDRYSLDGRDPNGYAGIAWSIGGVHDRPWPSRPVFGKVRSMTLGGAKKKFDVAKYIATHAPDSP; encoded by the coding sequence ATGCAAGAAAGAATACGCCTGTTGCGCAATACCTTGCCTGATTCCGGGCCTGTTGTTTATTGGATGAGTCGCGAACAGCGCTGTCGTGATAACGCCGCTCTAGTGCATGCCGCCGCGCTTGCTTCGTCGCTGCAGCGTTCTTTAGTAGTCGTTTTTTGCTTGAGCCCTTCTTTTTTAGAAGCTTCCTGGCGTCATTACGAGTTCATGCTTCAAGGTCTAGAGGAAACCGAACAAGAGCTGGCAGCCTTAGGCATTTCTTTTCAGCTGTTGCCAGATGCTGCTCCAAAAACCTTGCCGCCTTTTCTAAGCCAACAGAAGGCGGCTTTTCTAGTTTGCGATCTAGATCCCCTTCGCCTAAAGCGGCTATGGTTAAAGGAGATCTTAGCACAAACAAGCCTGTCTGTGGCAGAAGTAGACGGTCACAACATCGTGCCTCTTTGGCTGGCCTCAGGCAAGCGCGAATACGCAGCCTACACGCTGCGCCCCAAAATCCACCGTCTTTTACCTCATTTCTTAACCGCCCCTGCAAACATCGCGGTCCAAGGTCCTCCACTTGCACCGCGCACCCCTTGGGGAAAATGGCGAAACATCGGCATGCAGCACAGCGGCCCTCCGCCGGTAACCTGGCTAAAATCGGGCAGCAACGCCGCCTTGCGGAGACTGGACTATTTTCTTGAACATACCCTGTCCGGTTATGCGTGGAGACGAAACGATCCAAATCAGCCCGGTCAATCCCAGCTTTCCCCTTATTTGCATTTTGGTCAGCTTTCCCCTCAGCGCGTCGCCTGGGAAGTGAGGCGGTTGTTCCCTTCGGGCAGCCCAGACAGCGACGCATTTCTAGAAGAGCTTATTGTGCGCCGCGAGCTGGCGGACAACTATTGCTTCTATACGCCGGACTATGATCAAACAACCGCCTTTCCTTCTTGGGCGCAAGCAACCTTAGCAGAACACCTCAGCGACCCCAGGCCGGCATCCTATCTTTTTGCGCAACTGGAAACCGCCGCCACCGCAGATCCGCTTTGGAATGCCGCTCAGAACGAACTGGTGCAAACCGGAAAAATGCACGGCTATCTGCGCATGTATTGGGCCAAAAAAATACTAGAATGGTCTTCGCAGCCCCAAGAAGCCCTGGAAGCAGCCATTCTCCTTAATGATCGTTATTCCTTAGACGGCCGCGATCCTAACGGCTATGCCGGAATTGCTTGGAGCATCGGCGGCGTCCATGACCGCCCTTGGCCCAGCCGCCCTGTTTTCGGCAAAGTTCGTTCGATGACTTTGGGCGGCGCCAAAAAGAAATTTGACGTAGCCAAATATATCGCTACCCATGCGCCGGATAGCCCGTAA
- a CDS encoding HD-GYP domain-containing protein, whose translation MQKLPITDLKAGMLTARSILGTDGRLLLAQDTVLTTAYIERMNELGIAAIYVQNPYLKDIKVPELVRDETRYVAMQAVKECFATLRDRQVFSAYAVIAAADQLVEEIVANGNVLVHLTDIRVHDDYTFAHSVNVAILSALTLLHMGYKEKDLRIATLGALLHDVGKMHIPLEILVKPGGLTTAEMDIMRQHAELGFDILRHGEKIPLLSAHVALQHHEKNDGTGYPRGLIGDSIHPFAQVTSIADVYDAVTSDRPYRLGMAPDHAYDLLQALSGSHFSPQALTEFFAHLATYPIGSFVCLNTGAFGIVVDVPSKLPCRPLLQLVTDETGLPLSEHVTLDLTENLTAKIIRLLTPKEISALPLCQA comes from the coding sequence ATGCAAAAACTTCCGATTACCGACCTTAAAGCCGGCATGTTGACAGCCCGCTCTATTTTGGGCACCGATGGCCGCCTGCTGCTGGCACAGGATACAGTACTGACAACCGCTTATATTGAACGCATGAACGAATTGGGAATTGCAGCCATTTACGTGCAAAATCCCTATTTAAAAGATATCAAAGTGCCTGAACTGGTCCGCGATGAAACACGCTATGTCGCCATGCAGGCGGTGAAAGAATGTTTCGCCACCTTGAGAGACCGCCAGGTTTTTTCCGCGTACGCCGTCATCGCCGCTGCTGATCAATTGGTTGAAGAAATTGTGGCAAACGGCAATGTACTTGTGCACCTTACCGATATCCGCGTACATGACGATTACACCTTCGCCCATAGTGTTAATGTCGCCATCTTATCCGCCCTTACTCTACTGCACATGGGGTATAAGGAAAAAGACCTGCGCATCGCAACCTTGGGCGCGCTGCTTCACGACGTGGGAAAAATGCATATTCCCTTAGAAATTTTGGTAAAGCCAGGCGGCCTTACCACAGCAGAGATGGATATTATGCGTCAGCACGCTGAGCTTGGTTTTGATATTTTGCGGCATGGTGAAAAAATCCCCCTCTTATCCGCCCATGTCGCCTTGCAGCATCATGAAAAAAACGACGGCACCGGCTATCCGCGCGGCTTAATCGGTGACAGCATTCATCCTTTCGCCCAGGTCACCAGCATTGCCGATGTCTATGACGCAGTCACAAGCGACCGTCCTTATCGCTTAGGCATGGCCCCTGACCACGCATATGACCTGCTGCAGGCCTTGTCGGGCAGCCATTTTTCACCGCAAGCTTTAACAGAGTTTTTCGCTCATTTGGCCACCTACCCCATCGGCTCCTTTGTCTGCCTGAACACGGGCGCTTTCGGCATTGTGGTGGACGTCCCCTCCAAGCTTCCCTGCCGTCCCTTGCTTCAGTTGGTTACCGACGAAACCGGTCTGCCTTTAAGTGAACATGTGACATTAGACTTAACGGAAAATTTGACTGCCAAAATTATTCGGTTGCTTACGCCAAAGGAAATTTCCGCACTCCCCCTTTGCCAAGCCTAA
- the speD gene encoding adenosylmethionine decarboxylase, with the protein MEIKSLKKLKLYGFNNLTKTLSFNVYDICYAKTPQHMRDYIAYIDEEYSAERLTSILEEVARMIGANVLNVAKQDYDPQGASVTMLIAEEHMEVQPETVLAHLDKSHITVHTYPESHPDKGISTFRADIDVSTCGHISPLKALNFLLRSFCSDIAIMDYRVRGFTRDIKGKKYFIDHKINSIQNYIDPEIRNLYQMIDVNVYQENIFHTKMLLKDFDLDTYLFGTDKNELLPGEKKKIKQRVKKEMAEIFSGRRIPKV; encoded by the coding sequence ATGGAGATAAAAAGTCTAAAAAAGCTTAAGTTGTATGGTTTTAATAACTTGACAAAAACGTTGAGCTTTAATGTATATGATATTTGTTACGCTAAGACGCCGCAGCACATGCGGGATTATATTGCCTATATTGATGAAGAGTACAGCGCAGAACGGCTGACAAGCATTTTAGAAGAAGTAGCGCGCATGATTGGCGCCAATGTCCTGAATGTTGCTAAACAGGATTATGACCCGCAAGGCGCCAGCGTGACTATGCTGATTGCGGAAGAACACATGGAGGTTCAACCGGAGACCGTCTTGGCGCATTTGGATAAAAGCCACATTACGGTGCACACGTATCCAGAAAGCCATCCGGACAAAGGGATCAGCACGTTTCGCGCCGATATTGACGTATCGACTTGCGGCCATATTTCGCCGTTAAAGGCCTTGAACTTTTTGCTGCGCAGCTTTTGTTCGGATATTGCCATTATGGATTACCGGGTGCGCGGCTTTACAAGGGATATTAAAGGGAAAAAATACTTTATTGATCATAAAATTAATTCCATTCAAAATTACATTGACCCGGAAATTCGTAATTTGTATCAGATGATTGATGTGAATGTCTATCAAGAGAATATTTTTCACACGAAGATGCTGCTGAAGGACTTTGATCTGGATACGTACCTGTTCGGGACGGATAAAAACGAACTGTTGCCTGGGGAAAAGAAAAAAATCAAACAACGCGTAAAAAAAGAAATGGCGGAAATTTTTTCTGGACGGAGAATACCGAAAGTTTAA
- a CDS encoding phosphoribosylformylglycinamidine synthase encodes MFGLGGVCVSAVKRIFVEKRADHAVEAAGILADLRENLGLSSLRSVRVLNRYDVAGLGEKEWEQAKSLVFAEPMVDDVYEEVLPVWPETIFFAMEYLPGQYDQRADSAAQCLQLLSAGERPQIRTAKVLALGGAVTAEELARIKAYCINPVEAREAALEKPSTLEEELVQPGDVAVLTGFLALDEAAVGALHAELGLAMSAADLRFCQEYFQTQEKREPTLTEIRVLDTYWSDHCRHTTFHTCLEEVRFGEGRYGKRIAAVYDAYLATRRKVYGAKEKDRDICLMDVAVLGMKELRLRGLLDDLDASEEINACSVVVEAEVDGKPEEWLVMFKNETHNHPTEIEPFGGAATCLGGAIRDPLSGRSYVYQAMRVTGSGDPRCSLADTLPGKLSQRKITTGAASGYSSYGNQIGLATGQVAEFYDEGFVAKRMEVGAVMAAAPKENVVREQPQPGDVVILVGGRTGRDGCGGATGSSKAHTEESLATCGAEVQKGNPPTERKIQRLFRRSEVSRMIKRCNDFGAGGVSVAVGELTDGVRIELDRVPKKYEGLDGTELAISESQERMAVVVAAENAAAFQRHADEENLEATVVATVTDDRRLTMLWRDKAIVSLSRDFLDTAGVKQSTKAFVAEPSDVSFFGTAAVVDWRETWLALLGELNVCSQKGLVERFDSTIGAASVLMPLGGKHQLTPAEGMAAKLPVLQGETTTATVMTFGYHPAIGSWSPFHGALYAVVESVAKVVAMGGEWRRIRLSFQEYFERLGTDPQRWGKPLAALLGAFEAQVQLGLPAIGGKDSMSGSFQELDVPPTLISFAVSLAHAAQVVSPEFKEAGSKLLWLSVARDAEEIPDFAGMAAMYDRVGELTAKGLVKAASTVRYGGIAAAVSRMSFGNALGVRFGAEVEPAGLFSPEYGSLLLEVAADLDVAEALSDCRVVELGTVTAEPEFELQGRSLRLEQAQVAWEAPLEKVFPTKASVPAGTPAGSLGAAKERRRSALRLAKPRVLIPVFPGSNCEYDTARAFEKAGAVAQTLVIRNLTPAAVEESVQAFAAALKQANILMLPGGFSAGDEPDGSGKFIATMLRNPALSEGVTELLQQRDGLVLGICNGFQALIKLGLLPFGEIRPLDASCPTLTFNSLGRHISCLARTRVTNNRSPWLALTESGDEHVVAMSHGEGRFYASPQWLKTLHAAGQVATQYVDLAGQPTHALPHNPNGSLDAIEGITSPDGRVLGKMGHSERIGENVFANVPGAKDQHIFEAGVAYFAK; translated from the coding sequence ATGTTCGGTTTAGGAGGCGTTTGCGTGTCGGCAGTAAAAAGAATTTTCGTTGAAAAACGGGCGGACCATGCGGTGGAGGCAGCAGGCATTTTAGCGGATTTGCGTGAAAATCTCGGGTTGTCTTCCTTGCGCAGCGTGCGCGTACTCAATCGGTACGATGTGGCCGGGTTGGGCGAGAAGGAATGGGAACAGGCGAAATCTCTGGTGTTTGCTGAACCTATGGTGGATGATGTTTATGAAGAGGTCTTGCCGGTGTGGCCGGAAACCATCTTTTTCGCCATGGAGTATTTGCCTGGTCAATATGATCAACGCGCTGATTCCGCGGCGCAGTGCTTACAGCTTTTGTCGGCAGGCGAGCGGCCTCAAATTCGGACGGCCAAGGTGCTGGCCTTGGGCGGCGCTGTAACGGCGGAAGAATTGGCGCGAATCAAGGCGTACTGCATCAATCCTGTTGAAGCGCGTGAAGCGGCTCTGGAAAAACCGTCTACCTTGGAAGAAGAGCTGGTGCAGCCGGGCGATGTGGCGGTGCTGACCGGCTTTTTGGCGTTGGATGAGGCGGCAGTAGGAGCTTTGCATGCTGAATTAGGTCTGGCTATGAGCGCGGCGGATTTGCGTTTTTGCCAAGAATACTTTCAAACCCAGGAAAAACGAGAACCTACGCTGACGGAAATTCGCGTACTGGATACGTATTGGTCAGATCATTGTCGTCATACGACGTTTCATACTTGCCTGGAAGAGGTTCGTTTCGGCGAAGGTCGTTATGGTAAACGGATTGCAGCCGTTTATGATGCGTATTTGGCTACGCGGCGCAAGGTTTACGGCGCCAAGGAGAAAGATCGCGATATCTGCTTGATGGATGTGGCGGTGCTGGGCATGAAGGAACTGCGTCTGCGGGGCTTGTTGGATGATCTGGATGCGTCTGAGGAGATCAATGCCTGCAGCGTTGTGGTGGAAGCCGAAGTAGACGGCAAACCCGAAGAATGGCTTGTGATGTTTAAAAATGAAACTCACAATCATCCGACGGAAATCGAGCCTTTTGGCGGCGCCGCTACTTGTCTGGGCGGGGCTATTCGCGATCCTCTTTCCGGTCGTTCCTATGTATATCAAGCCATGCGGGTAACCGGCAGCGGCGATCCGCGGTGTTCCTTGGCGGATACACTGCCTGGGAAACTGTCGCAGCGCAAGATTACTACAGGCGCGGCTTCAGGCTACAGCTCTTACGGCAACCAGATTGGCCTGGCTACTGGTCAGGTGGCCGAATTCTATGACGAAGGCTTTGTGGCTAAACGCATGGAAGTTGGCGCGGTGATGGCGGCGGCGCCCAAGGAAAACGTAGTTCGTGAGCAGCCGCAGCCAGGAGATGTAGTGATTCTCGTAGGCGGGCGAACTGGCCGCGACGGCTGCGGCGGCGCTACCGGTTCTTCTAAGGCGCATACCGAAGAGTCTTTGGCTACTTGCGGTGCAGAAGTGCAAAAAGGAAATCCGCCGACAGAACGTAAAATTCAGCGTTTGTTCCGTCGCAGCGAAGTAAGCCGGATGATCAAACGGTGCAATGATTTTGGCGCTGGCGGCGTTTCTGTTGCGGTGGGCGAGCTCACCGACGGCGTACGGATTGAGCTTGACCGGGTGCCCAAAAAATATGAAGGCCTTGATGGCACCGAACTGGCCATCTCGGAATCCCAGGAGCGTATGGCGGTCGTTGTTGCTGCAGAGAATGCCGCAGCTTTCCAGCGTCATGCGGATGAGGAAAATTTAGAAGCTACCGTGGTGGCTACGGTTACCGATGACCGGCGTTTGACCATGTTGTGGCGCGACAAAGCAATTGTTTCTTTGAGCCGGGATTTCCTGGATACCGCTGGAGTCAAGCAGTCAACCAAGGCCTTTGTGGCCGAGCCGTCGGATGTTTCTTTCTTTGGAACTGCGGCGGTGGTCGATTGGCGCGAGACCTGGCTGGCTTTGTTGGGCGAGCTGAATGTATGCAGTCAGAAGGGGCTTGTGGAGCGCTTTGACAGCACTATTGGCGCAGCAAGCGTGCTGATGCCTTTAGGAGGCAAGCACCAGTTGACTCCTGCCGAAGGCATGGCGGCTAAGCTGCCGGTTTTGCAGGGGGAAACGACAACAGCCACGGTGATGACCTTTGGTTACCATCCGGCGATCGGCAGCTGGAGTCCTTTCCATGGCGCTCTGTATGCGGTGGTGGAGTCTGTGGCGAAAGTAGTGGCCATGGGCGGTGAGTGGCGGCGCATTCGCTTGTCCTTCCAGGAGTATTTTGAACGCTTAGGGACGGACCCGCAGCGTTGGGGCAAGCCTTTGGCGGCATTGCTGGGCGCTTTTGAAGCGCAGGTACAATTGGGGCTGCCGGCTATCGGCGGCAAAGACAGCATGTCCGGTTCTTTCCAAGAATTGGATGTGCCGCCGACTTTAATTTCTTTTGCGGTATCTCTGGCTCATGCGGCGCAGGTTGTGTCGCCAGAGTTTAAGGAAGCTGGCAGTAAATTGTTATGGCTCTCTGTAGCGCGGGACGCTGAAGAAATCCCTGATTTTGCAGGTATGGCCGCCATGTATGACCGCGTAGGCGAATTGACAGCCAAGGGCCTTGTTAAAGCGGCTTCGACGGTGCGTTATGGAGGCATTGCCGCTGCGGTCAGCCGCATGAGCTTTGGCAATGCCCTGGGAGTGCGTTTTGGCGCTGAAGTGGAGCCGGCAGGTTTGTTTTCGCCGGAATACGGCAGCTTGCTCCTCGAAGTAGCGGCTGATCTGGATGTGGCGGAGGCCCTTTCCGACTGCCGCGTGGTAGAACTGGGAACGGTAACGGCAGAACCGGAATTTGAGCTGCAAGGACGGAGTCTGCGTCTTGAGCAGGCTCAAGTTGCGTGGGAAGCGCCGCTGGAAAAGGTATTTCCTACCAAGGCTTCCGTTCCTGCTGGAACGCCTGCAGGCAGTCTGGGGGCTGCGAAAGAGCGGCGGCGCAGTGCGCTGCGTTTGGCGAAGCCCCGCGTGCTTATTCCCGTTTTTCCGGGAAGCAACTGTGAGTACGACACTGCCAGAGCGTTTGAAAAAGCGGGGGCTGTGGCGCAAACGCTGGTGATTCGTAATCTGACGCCGGCGGCGGTGGAAGAATCGGTGCAAGCTTTTGCGGCGGCCTTAAAGCAGGCCAATATTTTGATGCTCCCCGGCGGCTTCAGCGCTGGCGACGAACCGGACGGTTCCGGTAAGTTTATTGCGACGATGCTGCGCAATCCGGCTCTGAGCGAAGGCGTGACCGAGCTGTTGCAGCAACGGGATGGCTTGGTGCTGGGGATTTGCAACGGCTTCCAGGCGCTAATCAAACTGGGACTGCTGCCTTTTGGCGAAATTCGGCCTTTAGATGCTTCTTGCCCTACTTTGACCTTTAACTCTTTGGGACGGCATATTTCTTGTTTGGCTCGCACGCGCGTCACTAATAATCGTTCGCCCTGGTTGGCGCTGACGGAAAGCGGCGACGAGCATGTAGTGGCGATGTCTCACGGCGAAGGACGTTTTTACGCCTCGCCGCAGTGGCTGAAGACGCTGCACGCCGCTGGACAAGTAGCGACACAGTACGTGGATTTGGCGGGCCAGCCTACGCATGCGCTGCCGCATAATCCGAATGGCTCTTTAGATGCAATTGAAGGCATTACAAGTCCGGATGGCCGGGTGTTGGGGAAAATGGGCCATTCCGAGCGAATTGGGGAGAATGTATTCGCCAATGTGCCTGGGGCGAAGGATCAGCATATTTTTGAAGCCGGTGTAGCCTATTTTGCAAAATAG
- a CDS encoding sodium-dependent transporter — MNGQRETFSSGLAVFFATLGSAVGLGNIWKFPYLVGEYGGGAFLAVYLLCVAFIGLPVMWTEFYVGRKTRKNPVGAMSMLSPGTPWKHVGTMGVASAYLIMFFYSCVAGWVYYYLFKAIQGDFVGITMEAAKAEFGAVVVGPLSPVLWQFIVLVVVSSIIAFGVQKGIERMTKTLMPLLFVLILICDFRALTLPGAGAGVDFLFQVDFSKLSGAAILTAMGLAFFKLSLGMGTMTTYASYFTADNNLFRTGAKVAVSDTMVSLLAGLAVFPTVFSFGLEPGAGPGLLFMTIPLVFSQIPFGNLLLVAFFFLASIAATTAMLSLVEVPTAWMSEEYGVDRKKAAALNALIIFCIGILATLSVDKASLLGSYTWLGRGFFDWFDYLSSNVMLPVGGLCFVIFVRRHLSWEELRREFSNGGALPLGGMFTFYWFSVRYVTPVLLGLIFLHSVGVL, encoded by the coding sequence ATGAACGGACAAAGAGAAACCTTTTCTTCCGGCTTAGCCGTCTTTTTTGCGACCCTTGGATCGGCTGTCGGCTTAGGGAATATTTGGAAATTCCCTTATTTGGTGGGAGAATATGGCGGCGGTGCGTTCTTGGCGGTGTATTTGCTGTGCGTGGCCTTTATCGGTTTGCCGGTGATGTGGACGGAGTTTTACGTGGGGCGCAAAACGCGTAAAAATCCTGTAGGGGCGATGAGCATGCTGAGTCCCGGCACGCCTTGGAAACATGTGGGTACCATGGGCGTAGCGTCAGCGTATTTGATTATGTTTTTTTACAGTTGCGTAGCCGGTTGGGTATACTACTATTTGTTCAAGGCAATTCAAGGTGATTTTGTGGGCATAACCATGGAGGCGGCCAAGGCTGAATTTGGCGCCGTCGTAGTCGGTCCTTTATCGCCGGTTTTGTGGCAGTTTATTGTATTGGTGGTTGTTTCCAGCATTATTGCTTTCGGTGTGCAAAAAGGGATTGAACGTATGACCAAGACCTTGATGCCGTTATTATTTGTTTTAATTTTAATCTGTGACTTTCGGGCGCTAACGCTGCCTGGTGCTGGAGCCGGCGTGGATTTTCTTTTCCAGGTTGATTTTAGCAAGCTGAGCGGTGCGGCGATTTTGACGGCGATGGGCTTGGCCTTCTTTAAATTGTCTTTGGGCATGGGAACGATGACGACTTATGCCAGTTATTTTACGGCTGATAATAATCTGTTCCGTACAGGCGCCAAGGTAGCCGTGTCCGATACCATGGTATCGTTGCTGGCTGGTTTGGCGGTGTTTCCTACTGTATTCTCGTTTGGCCTAGAGCCTGGCGCAGGTCCTGGCTTGCTGTTTATGACGATTCCGTTAGTTTTTTCACAAATTCCTTTTGGCAACTTGCTTCTTGTAGCCTTTTTCTTCTTGGCGTCTATTGCAGCCACAACGGCGATGCTGTCGTTGGTAGAGGTGCCTACCGCTTGGATGAGCGAAGAATATGGCGTTGATCGTAAAAAAGCAGCGGCGCTGAACGCTCTGATCATTTTTTGCATAGGTATATTGGCTACCCTTTCTGTGGATAAAGCCAGCCTTTTAGGAAGTTACACCTGGTTGGGTCGAGGCTTTTTTGATTGGTTCGATTATCTTTCCTCGAATGTTATGCTGCCTGTGGGAGGTTTGTGCTTTGTCATTTTTGTGCGGCGCCATCTCTCTTGGGAGGAACTGCGTCGCGAGTTTTCTAATGGCGGCGCCTTGCCGTTAGGGGGCATGTTTACCTTTTATTGGTTTAGCGTGCGCTATGTGACGCCGGTATTGCTTGGTTTGATTTTTCTGCACTCTGTGGGCGTTTTATAA